DNA from Arthrobacter sp. FW305-BF8:
GCAAACGCAGCCCGCAGACAGTACGGCCAAGCGTGCAGCGGGTCATTGACGCGATTACGACGGCGCCGGCCTGGGTCCGCAACGACCGCGGGGATGTCCTCGCCGCCAATGAACTCGGCCGGGCGCTGTACCTGGACCTGATGGCCGAGCAGGTCACCCCGCCTAACAGCGCACGGTTCACCTTCCTGAACCCGAAGGCGCGGGAGTTCTTTGCCGACTGGGAGCGCGCCGCGGACGACATCGTCGCGGTCCTGCGCTCCACCGCGGGGAAAAACCCCTACGACAAGGACCTTACGGATCTGATCGGTGAGCTCTCGACCCGCAGCGAGGAGTTCCGCATCCGGTGGGCCAGGCACGACGTGAAGTACCACCGCACCGGCCGCAAACGGCTCCGCCACCCGATCGTCGGGGACCTGGACCTGAGCTTCGAAGCGCTCGAGCTCCCCGCTGACCCCGGCCTGCGGATCAACGTCTACACGGCCGAGCCCGGCACCCCGTCCGAGGATGCTCTGAAAGTCCTTGCGAGCTGGGCCGCCACCCAACGGGCAGCGGCAGAAATCTCCGTCGAGGAGAAGAAATAACCGGCCGGCTCCAGCCCGGCGCCCCGCCGACTTGTTAGCCACGTCACATTCGTCTATCGTAGTCGGGGGCCACAGCGTGGTGGCCCTTTCTAAATTGGGGAGAAAATAAGTGAACGAGAAGCTGCGGGTGCTGGTCAGCGTTGACCTCGACGGCGCCAAGGCCCAGGTCAAGACCCAGGGTCACGTGACTATCCAAAGCATTCAGGGCCTGTACAGCGTGATGAAGCGCGCCGACGCGTTGGTCCCGGGACTGGCACTGGAACTCGATATGACCCTGGCCGAGGTGGAACCCCAGGCCATGGAGGAGCTCCGCGGCTGCGCCCGCTCCCATCACCTTCCGCTGCAGGTCGATCCGCTGCAGCGCGACTACCGGTTCAGCATCCTGGCACCGAAACTCCCAGCGCCGAAACTTACAGCGCCGAAGATCGCAGCGCCGAAACTGGTGACCCTCCCGGTCGCCGCACCTGTACTGGCAGCCGCCTGAGCTAAATCCCGGCGGCCCAGTCGTCGTCGTAATACCGGCCGCGGAAGTGGGCCCGGAGGTACTCCCCCACAACCGCGGCGCCGAGGTCCCCGGTGTCCGGTGCGACCACCCGTCCGTCGATCCGGCGGGCCAGCCGCCGGACGAACCGTTCAAGGCCCGGGTCGTCGCCGAGCCGGAAGAACGTGGCCTGCGTGCCCGCACGCCCTAGCCGGTCCAGTTCGGCGACCGTGACACGGATGGTCTCCGGGTCCGGCGGCCAGCAAAACCACGACTCGCCGTCGCCCAGCAGGTGTGCGGTGGGCTCGCCGTCGGTCACCACGAGGAGGACGGGCTGCATCGACGGGTGCTGCCGGAAGAACCGGCCGGCCAGCAGCAGGCCGTGGTGCAGGTTGGTTCCCTGCTCGCGAAACGCCGGCAGAGCCGTGAGCTCGCCGATGTCCATCGACTGCGCGTAGCGGCCGAATGTGATCAGCTGCAGCCGGTCTCCGCGGAACCGGGTGGACACGAGGTGGTGCAGGGCGAGCGCCGTGCGTTTCATCGGCACCCACCGCCCCTCGGCCGCCATCGAGAAGGACACGTCCGCCAAGAGGACGACGGCGGCCTGCGTGCGCGCCTCCGTCTCCGTCACCTCAATGTCCCCCACCGCCAGACGCAGTCCGCGGCCCGGATCACCGCCGTCGGCCATGGTGCGCCGGATGGCATTGTTGATGGTGCGGGTGACGTCCCACGGTTCGGCATCGCCGAATTCCCACTGCCGGCTCGAGCCGGTCTGCTCGCCTGCGGCCCCGGCGACGCGCGTGTCCCGGCCGCCCTGCCGGCCGGACAGCTGCTTGGCGGTGTCCCGCAGCAGCGACTTCCCAAGCCGCCGCATGGCCTGGGGCGACAGCCGGAGGTCGCCGTCGGCCCCGCGGCGCAGGTAGCCGCCGTCCTGCATCGCCCGCTCGATCTCGGCGAGGGTCCGGGCCGTCACGGCGGCGTCCTGCCCGAGCTGGCGGGCCAGGGCGTCCAGGTCCAGGTCGTCGAGGGTGGATCCGTTGTAGTGCTGGGAGAGCTGTTCGGACAGCTCGTCGAGTTCGGCGATGTCCTGCAGCACGCCGGTGCCGTCACCTAGCCCAAGTCCCTCCTGGCCCCCGAACCGCTCGGAGCCGCTCCAGTCCTCACCGGGCCGCAAGGCCCGCAGGCTGTCGTCGAGCTGATTGAGCTGGGCCATGAGGTCGGCCGACCCGAACGCCTGGGCGGACAGCCGCATCAGCTCCTCGCGCTGCTCCGGCGACATTGATTGCAGCATCCGCTGGGCCGCCGCGGCGCGCTTAGCGAGGGCGTCCACGAGCTCCTCGACGGACTGCGGATTCTCCGGGAAGTAGTCACCGTGTTTGGCCATGAACTCCCGGAAATCAGCGTCCGTATCCTCGCCGCGGCGGTGCTTGCCGAGCAGTTCGTTGAGGTCGCGCAGCATCTCGCTCACGGCCTCGCGGTCCTCGTCGGTGGCGTTCTCGAGCGCCTGCTTCATGCCGGCAAACCGCTGGTCAAGGACTTCGCGGCCGAGCAGATCCTTGATCCGCTCGTAGGCTTCCCGGGCGCTGCTCGACTGCCAGTCATAGGATGCGAGCTCGTTCACCGCCGCCGCCGTGGACTGCGGGAGATTCTGCAACTGCATCTCGCGGAAGGCGCGGTCGTTGTTGTCCATCATGGCGTCGCGGGCCAGCTGCTTGCGCTCCTCCAGCACGGCAGTGTCCAGCAGCTTCCTGACCTCGTTGAGGGTGCCGTCCAGCCGGTGCCGGCCCAGCAGTTCACTCCGCCGCTGCTGGACGCGGCGGGCCAGCTTGTCGAGCCCGTCGCGGTTACGGCCGCCGCGCCGCAGGAACTCCTGCAGGGCATGCCGCGGCGAGTAGCCTTCCATGACGTCCTCGGCAATGGCCTCCAGTGCCTCCGCCAGGTCCACCGGCGGGGCAAGCGGATCCGGACCTCCGGCGTACCGGCCGTACCTGGACCGGTTGTGCAGGGTCATGGTGCCTCCTGTACTCGCAAATCTGTACCGGCCCTAATCTGTACCGGGCAGAAACTGGACTTAGCCGTAGACCGTTGCCTCGTCGTCGGACTCCTTGGAAATCCGGCGGGCGAGGTAGAGGCCTTCCAGCGCAAGTTCGACGGCCGCAGCGCGCTGCCCGTCGTTTTTCGCGCCCAGGCGCTCACTGATTTTGTCGTAGAGACTCGATCCGTGTCCGGTGCCGTTGAGGGACGGGAGGTTCTGGAGGAACTCCCGTGCCGTGACCTGGTCCCCGGTGGTCACGGTGGTGTGGCCGTCGAGCGCGGCCACGAGCGGCCCCATCTCAATACCCTTGAAATGCGCGCGCACGGCTTCGGCCGTGGCAGTGCGCAGCAGGTGGTCGAGGATGCCCTGTTCACGCCCTTCCTCGCCCGACTCAAACTCGATCTTGCCCGTGAGGACTTCCACGGCGGTCTCCAGGTCGATGATCCGGGCAACAGCTTGGTCCTCCCCTCGCACGCTGGCCCGGCGCAGGGCCGCCGCCGCCACAGTTTCGGCGCCCGCGATGCCAAAGCGGGCGGAAACGCCGGAGGTCTGGTTGATGGCCGGGGACTGCCGCAGCGCCCGGGTGTAGCGGGCCAGGATCTCCAGGATGACGGGCGGGACGTCGGCCACCAGTTTCCCCTCCTGGCGGATGACGGAGACCTCGTCGTCCAGCTCGATCGGGTAGTGGGTGCGGATCTCGGCGCCGAAGCGGTCCTTCAGGGGCGTGATGATCCGGCCGCGATTGGTGTAGTCCTCGGGGTTGGCGGACGCGACCACCAGCACGTCCAGCGGAAGCCGCAGCACGTAACCGCGGATCTGGATGTCACGTTCCTCCATCACGTTGAGCATCGACACCTGGATCCGCTCGGCGAGGTCGGGCAGCTCGTTGATGGCGATGATGCCGCGGTTGGAGCGCGGGACCAGGCCGTAGTGGATGGTCTCGGGATCGCCGAGCCGGCGGCCCTCGGCCACGCGCATCGGGTCGACGT
Protein-coding regions in this window:
- a CDS encoding helix-turn-helix transcriptional regulator, with the translated sequence MTHSDDVRKFLTSRRARITPEEAGLPVYGGNRRVAGLRREEVALLAGMSIDYYIRLERGNLSGASDSVIESLARALKLDDAETAHLFDLARAATASPRARRKRSPQTVRPSVQRVIDAITTAPAWVRNDRGDVLAANELGRALYLDLMAEQVTPPNSARFTFLNPKAREFFADWERAADDIVAVLRSTAGKNPYDKDLTDLIGELSTRSEEFRIRWARHDVKYHRTGRKRLRHPIVGDLDLSFEALELPADPGLRINVYTAEPGTPSEDALKVLASWAATQRAAAEISVEEKK
- a CDS encoding vWA domain-containing protein, with amino-acid sequence MTLHNRSRYGRYAGGPDPLAPPVDLAEALEAIAEDVMEGYSPRHALQEFLRRGGRNRDGLDKLARRVQQRRSELLGRHRLDGTLNEVRKLLDTAVLEERKQLARDAMMDNNDRAFREMQLQNLPQSTAAAVNELASYDWQSSSAREAYERIKDLLGREVLDQRFAGMKQALENATDEDREAVSEMLRDLNELLGKHRRGEDTDADFREFMAKHGDYFPENPQSVEELVDALAKRAAAAQRMLQSMSPEQREELMRLSAQAFGSADLMAQLNQLDDSLRALRPGEDWSGSERFGGQEGLGLGDGTGVLQDIAELDELSEQLSQHYNGSTLDDLDLDALARQLGQDAAVTARTLAEIERAMQDGGYLRRGADGDLRLSPQAMRRLGKSLLRDTAKQLSGRQGGRDTRVAGAAGEQTGSSRQWEFGDAEPWDVTRTINNAIRRTMADGGDPGRGLRLAVGDIEVTETEARTQAAVVLLADVSFSMAAEGRWVPMKRTALALHHLVSTRFRGDRLQLITFGRYAQSMDIGELTALPAFREQGTNLHHGLLLAGRFFRQHPSMQPVLLVVTDGEPTAHLLGDGESWFCWPPDPETIRVTVAELDRLGRAGTQATFFRLGDDPGLERFVRRLARRIDGRVVAPDTGDLGAAVVGEYLRAHFRGRYYDDDWAAGI
- a CDS encoding sigma 54-interacting transcriptional regulator gives rise to the protein MSDRPDIFTVGELRASGHVHKDLRHEIRDNLIAALAAGRDPWPGLYGFSRTVLPQLERALIAGHDVVLLGERGQGKTRLLRTLAGLLDEWSPVIEDSELNEHPYEPITEQSRARALTEGDRMRVAWRHRSERYVEKLATPDTSVADLIGDVDPMRVAEGRRLGDPETIHYGLVPRSNRGIIAINELPDLAERIQVSMLNVMEERDIQIRGYVLRLPLDVLVVASANPEDYTNRGRIITPLKDRFGAEIRTHYPIELDDEVSVIRQEGKLVADVPPVILEILARYTRALRQSPAINQTSGVSARFGIAGAETVAAAALRRASVRGEDQAVARIIDLETAVEVLTGKIEFESGEEGREQGILDHLLRTATAEAVRAHFKGIEMGPLVAALDGHTTVTTGDQVTAREFLQNLPSLNGTGHGSSLYDKISERLGAKNDGQRAAAVELALEGLYLARRISKESDDEATVYG